Below is a window of Desulfoplanes formicivorans DNA.
CACATGCACTGCCCCCTGCGGCAGGGCCTATCTCTGTGTTCAAGGAAAATGGCCGGTCCTGAACAGACATCGCATTGTCGGCACCTTTGAGGACGGGTATGTTGTCCAGGATGGGCCGAGTCCGCATTTTCGCAAAGGATATGATTCAGCTGAATTTCTGGCCGAAATCATATCCGCCATGGGTGGGAAAGCTCGTGTCCTGTGCATGTTCTACAGCAACACCCTGGCCCAGTGGATCCCGGGATTTTCAACAGCACGGCGGGATACCTGATGAGAAATATTCTTCTCCTTTATACTGACCCCCAGTATCTGGTGAACCAGGTCTATCCTCTGGGCCTGGACAGAATCGCTGCAAGCCTGCGCTCTCATGGTTACGAGGTTCAACTGGATTACCCCTTTCTTCCAGGTCCCTCTGTGGCCCAAAACCTGGCCGCCACCATCAGCCGTTTCCGGCCCCATTGCATCGGTCTGGGCATTCGTAACATTGATACCACCATGGCCTGTGAAGCCTATGGCAATTTTCATGGCCCTGGATTTTCCACCAGGTATTTTCTCCCCGAGATCAAGACCATCTGTTCCTGGCTCAAAAGTGAACTGCCTGACGTGCCCCTTGTGGCCGGAGGGGGGGGATTCACCATTTCTCCCGAGGCCATGCTGGAAGAGCTGGGCCTGGACTTTGGCATCCGCGGTGAAGGAGAGCTGGCCTTTGCGGAATTTCTGCGTTGCTGGCCCGACAAAAACAAGGTGAAAACCATCCCCGGTCTTGTCTGGCGCGAACAGGGCGGTGGAAGCAATCCGCGTCTTTTGTATACCTTTGACAAACCCTTGTCCTGGCACCGGGAACCAAGCTTTCGCTATGCCCTGGAACATGTGGCCCTGCCGGTTCAGCTCAAACGGGGCTGCAACCAGGGGTGCTCCTTTTGCGTGGAGCCCATGCTTGAGGGGCGCAGGATCGTTCATCGACCCGTTGCCGAGGTTATTGAAGAGCTTGAGCAGTATGCCTCAACATATACGGATGTGCGCAAGATCTTTTTCGTGGACACGGAATTCAACATTCCCGATCTCACCTATGCCACCGCTCTGGTGGAGGGGCTGGTGCAGGCCGGGCTGCATGAACGGTTCCGGTTTGCCTCGCAATTCTTGCCCCGTCCCTTTACCCCGGAGTTTGCCCGGTTGCTGCAGCAAGCTGATTTTTCCCTGATTTTCACCTGTGACAGCTTTGCAGACCCGGTCCTTGCCCAAAACGGCATGTCCTACAGGCAGGAGGATATCCTGCGCACTCTGGACA
It encodes the following:
- a CDS encoding B12-binding domain-containing radical SAM protein codes for the protein MRNILLLYTDPQYLVNQVYPLGLDRIAASLRSHGYEVQLDYPFLPGPSVAQNLAATISRFRPHCIGLGIRNIDTTMACEAYGNFHGPGFSTRYFLPEIKTICSWLKSELPDVPLVAGGGGFTISPEAMLEELGLDFGIRGEGELAFAEFLRCWPDKNKVKTIPGLVWREQGGGSNPRLLYTFDKPLSWHREPSFRYALEHVALPVQLKRGCNQGCSFCVEPMLEGRRIVHRPVAEVIEELEQYASTYTDVRKIFFVDTEFNIPDLTYATALVEGLVQAGLHERFRFASQFLPRPFTPEFARLLQQADFSLIFTCDSFADPVLAQNGMSYRQEDILRTLDICEKLGLDHTVDLIFGLPGETRKTLDETLSLMLDRPPTSWRRYEYTIGARIYQGTPLHRMVQNNASQEEAHIHGRMTPGMLEPCFYCSPKPPLDLKEDIDAVLPFALEFRNGSDEAARQRLGVRWLADQHRWDETAQHFFELDTKSQAAVYGYVFKSLVRENQIDMARSLLEYVWQELTDQGGFDQELAMVGHFLGLLNEMETP